The Chryseobacterium sp. 52 genome includes a region encoding these proteins:
- a CDS encoding carboxypeptidase-like regulatory domain-containing protein, with protein MKTQGKKLLLLIAFLSFIIGYSQVKISGKVTFRGKGVNEINITLKDTYDGATTDAQGSFSFETSEKGSHILTFTHPKYQDVEKTITIDNQDVVMNAELKEQISEIDAVVVSAGSIEASDRKRATALLTPIDIYTTAGADGQISSALNYLPGVQKVGETEGLFIRGGTGTESKIFMDGSLINNYFSSSVPGIAGRDRFNTSLFKGNIFSSGGYSALYGQALSGALMLESVDLPDQSSYDLGISPIFLSVGFQKLGADKNHSFGGTLGYSLLSVMQKVFNFNTDFIDAPQGLNGDFNFRIKTKSGGFFKYYGMYDSNKMGVRTESLEPEYDFALIRLKGKNTYHNLSFKQKFGKYLLNAGTSYSYNQSDLNFSTETNDTESDKSKLLTDGNYINFKAVLERKINKISALRAGFELNNTNENLNFGEVQKNYKDLISSAFMETDLGFSNALSAKIGVRAENSSFLGKTNIAPRFALAYRLAKDWTTSFAYGWFYQNPESKYINGPADLDFQKSQHYIFQVQRAAEGRSLRFEAFYKKYDQLIKTFNITPDKEQNQQVQTALNNNGDGYAKGLELFWRDKKTFENIDYWVSYSFLDSKRDFINYPVSLKPNFASAHTLSVVAKRFIPEWKLGVNLSYTYAKGRPYYDIATKNENSSVINYVRNEGKLKDYNALNISFNYLPNLGKKDAKAFTVFVLSVSNVLGSKNVYGYNFSNDGSRSSSVVPPVNTFVFIGAFISFGVDRTQDAINNNL; from the coding sequence ATGAAAACACAAGGAAAAAAACTCCTGCTTCTGATTGCTTTTCTATCCTTTATAATAGGATATTCTCAGGTCAAGATCTCCGGAAAGGTCACTTTTAGAGGCAAGGGAGTGAATGAGATAAATATCACATTAAAAGACACTTATGATGGTGCAACGACTGATGCACAGGGAAGCTTTTCTTTTGAAACATCAGAAAAAGGAAGTCATATTCTGACATTTACCCATCCAAAATATCAGGACGTTGAAAAAACGATTACAATTGATAATCAGGATGTTGTAATGAATGCAGAACTTAAAGAACAGATCAGCGAGATTGATGCTGTGGTGGTTTCTGCAGGGTCTATAGAAGCCAGTGACAGGAAAAGAGCAACGGCATTACTGACGCCCATTGATATTTATACTACTGCAGGCGCAGACGGGCAGATTTCTTCCGCTTTAAATTATCTTCCGGGAGTCCAGAAAGTAGGTGAAACCGAAGGGCTTTTTATCAGAGGAGGGACAGGAACAGAATCCAAAATCTTTATGGATGGAAGTCTGATTAATAATTATTTCTCCAGTTCAGTTCCGGGAATTGCAGGAAGGGACCGTTTCAATACATCACTTTTTAAAGGAAATATCTTTTCCAGCGGTGGGTATTCAGCGTTATACGGACAGGCTCTTTCGGGCGCACTGATGTTGGAAAGCGTAGATCTTCCGGATCAGAGCTCTTATGATTTGGGAATTTCGCCCATTTTTTTAAGTGTTGGGTTCCAGAAACTGGGTGCAGATAAAAACCATTCTTTCGGAGGGACTTTAGGCTATTCTCTTTTAAGCGTGATGCAGAAGGTATTTAATTTTAATACTGACTTTATTGATGCTCCGCAGGGTTTGAATGGTGATTTTAACTTCAGAATTAAAACAAAATCCGGTGGATTTTTCAAATATTACGGCATGTATGATTCCAATAAAATGGGCGTGAGAACAGAGAGTTTAGAACCGGAATATGATTTTGCCCTGATAAGGCTGAAAGGAAAAAACACCTACCATAATTTATCCTTTAAACAGAAATTTGGAAAATACCTTTTGAATGCAGGAACTTCTTATTCATACAACCAATCAGATCTTAATTTTTCTACTGAAACAAATGATACCGAATCAGACAAGTCAAAACTTTTAACAGATGGAAACTACATCAACTTTAAAGCAGTTCTGGAGAGAAAAATTAATAAAATAAGTGCGCTGCGGGCAGGCTTTGAACTCAATAATACCAATGAGAACCTGAACTTTGGAGAAGTACAGAAGAATTATAAAGACCTGATATCTTCAGCTTTTATGGAAACGGATCTTGGATTCAGCAATGCGCTGTCTGCCAAAATAGGAGTAAGAGCAGAGAACTCTTCTTTTCTGGGAAAAACCAATATTGCTCCCCGTTTTGCATTGGCTTACCGTCTGGCAAAAGACTGGACAACTTCCTTTGCATACGGATGGTTTTATCAGAATCCGGAGAGTAAATATATCAACGGACCGGCAGATCTTGATTTCCAGAAATCACAGCATTATATTTTTCAGGTTCAGAGAGCGGCCGAAGGAAGAAGCCTGAGATTTGAAGCTTTTTATAAAAAGTATGATCAGTTGATTAAAACATTCAATATTACACCGGATAAAGAGCAAAATCAGCAGGTACAAACCGCTTTGAACAATAACGGGGATGGATATGCAAAAGGACTGGAGCTTTTCTGGAGGGATAAAAAAACTTTTGAAAACATCGATTATTGGGTTAGTTATTCATTTCTGGATTCAAAAAGAGACTTTATCAATTATCCGGTGAGTTTAAAACCCAATTTTGCTTCTGCACACACACTTTCCGTGGTCGCTAAAAGATTTATTCCGGAATGGAAGCTGGGCGTTAATTTATCTTATACCTATGCTAAAGGCCGTCCTTATTATGATATTGCAACGAAAAATGAAAACAGCAGCGTCATCAATTACGTCAGAAATGAAGGAAAACTGAAAGACTACAACGCTCTTAATATCAGCTTTAATTATCTTCCTAATCTGGGAAAGAAAGATGCAAAAGCGTTTACTGTATTTGTATTAAGTGTTTCCAATGTATTAG
- a CDS encoding GyrI-like domain-containing protein, with amino-acid sequence MEEQKRRIIKAVRYIDNNLDTDLSLDKIAEIGMYSPFHFHRIFKLITGETLQNYIIRKKVEKSAFYLAAKKEKEIKEIYLDLGFSNHSVFCKTFKKYYGIAPSAFRNSAPEHFHKILQRQSKNGQIDTVFSQYICNVKNLLNWTKMNVKIEVKELPEMNLAAVMSLGILNVEPSYNVLINWAKDKQLFPRENVKMISVYHDSFKVTPPDKVRIHACMLLDKRLGTQEGEVFSETIEAGKFIVGSGEFTLDDFEQCWVSLFLWMNEHHYSMRKTFPFEIYHSNFKEHPEGKMIVDFCIPIH; translated from the coding sequence ATGGAAGAACAAAAAAGAAGAATTATAAAAGCAGTCCGGTATATTGATAATAACCTCGATACTGACCTGTCTCTGGATAAAATTGCAGAAATAGGGATGTATTCCCCGTTTCATTTCCACAGGATATTTAAGCTTATAACGGGTGAAACGCTCCAGAACTATATCATCCGGAAGAAAGTAGAAAAAAGCGCCTTTTATCTGGCTGCAAAGAAGGAAAAGGAGATAAAAGAGATCTATCTTGATCTTGGGTTTTCCAATCATTCGGTTTTCTGCAAAACATTTAAAAAATACTATGGAATAGCTCCGTCAGCCTTCCGAAATTCAGCCCCTGAACATTTTCACAAGATTTTACAGAGGCAAAGCAAGAACGGACAAATTGATACGGTTTTCAGCCAATACATTTGCAATGTCAAAAACCTGTTAAACTGGACAAAAATGAACGTAAAAATTGAAGTAAAAGAATTGCCGGAAATGAATCTGGCTGCAGTAATGAGTTTAGGAATACTGAATGTGGAACCTTCCTACAATGTTTTAATAAATTGGGCAAAAGACAAACAATTATTTCCACGGGAGAATGTTAAAATGATCTCCGTGTATCATGACAGTTTCAAAGTAACCCCGCCTGATAAAGTCCGGATCCATGCCTGCATGCTCCTGGATAAAAGACTGGGGACACAGGAAGGAGAGGTTTTCTCTGAAACTATCGAGGCCGGAAAATTTATTGTCGGAAGCGGGGAATTTACCCTGGATGATTTTGAACAGTGCTGGGTATCTCTGTTTTTATGGATGAATGAACATCATTATTCAATGAGAAAGACGTTTCCGTTTGAGATCTATCATTCCAACTTTAAAGAACATCCTGAAGGTAAAATGATCGTGGATTTCTGCATCCCAATTCATTAA
- a CDS encoding superoxide dismutase family protein yields the protein MKGQTLALLAGCAFLVASCCTTKTYTVNAKSGTQTGGTAKFTQKGEDVIMKLEVTNLTPGIHAVHIHEKGDCSAADGTSTGGHWNPAKDDHGKWGADHFHMGDIGNLTADQSGKAVLTFKTNKWCLGCTDESKNIIGKGMIIHAAADDFHTQPTGNAGGRVGCVEIK from the coding sequence ATGAAAGGACAAACATTAGCATTACTGGCGGGGTGTGCATTTTTAGTGGCTTCATGCTGCACAACAAAAACGTACACTGTTAACGCTAAGAGTGGAACACAGACGGGCGGAACGGCAAAATTCACCCAGAAAGGGGAAGATGTCATCATGAAGCTTGAGGTAACCAACCTTACTCCCGGTATCCATGCAGTACATATCCACGAAAAGGGCGACTGTTCTGCAGCCGACGGAACGTCTACAGGAGGACACTGGAATCCTGCCAAGGACGATCACGGAAAATGGGGTGCTGACCATTTCCATATGGGAGATATAGGAAATTTAACGGCTGACCAAAGCGGAAAAGCGGTCCTTACTTTCAAAACCAATAAATGGTGTCTGGGCTGTACGGATGAATCTAAAAATATCATCGGAAAAGGAATGATCATCCATGCTGCGGCAGATGACTTCCACACTCAGCCTACAGGAAATGCAGGCGGAAGAGTGGGATGTGTAGAAATTAAATAA
- a CDS encoding carboxy terminal-processing peptidase — MWKNFKLNKFLLLIPLTSLMFCFNSPKNDDEKMQTIMVSVKNTLSYLHYSPKSINDAYSKDVYKHYFELIDPAKRYFLQSDMDEFNKHETKLDDYISQGDLIFYKLTIDRLYQRVDEIDKITQDIFSKPISLQEDDALTLEPKLKKVPANKQEQYNEWKKYIKYNILQEVESMNSKEEAQKEKKDSVQKYKLKDTIKYQPLTQDQKIKKATDEVKDLVKDTFTRFKKRKKMDWFTVYMNAYTEVFDPHTNYYSPKDKEDFDTQFTGKVIGIGAIIQEKKGNLFLGALTIGAPAWKSKQLSEGDKILKVRSKPKDDAVNVVGMLSDEAVRLIRGEKGTPVTLTVQKKDGTTKDVTMIREEVAIEDTFARSIVVNSPNGKKYGFINLPSFNADFENAKGRNASDDIKNEIIKLKEQNIEGIVLDLRNNGGGSLTEVGDIMGLFMEAGPYVQVKDGNGKIQTLKNKNETPIWTGPLVIMQNELSASASEILAGVMQDYGRAMIIGSPQSFGKGTVQTFVDLNRFLNTEDDFGSLKLTIQKFYRITGESTQRKGIVSDIQMKDFFTYAEVGERYDDYALAWDKIPGTKFQKLNYFNIQALEKASADRMTKNSNYQLLLESAQWREKLDKEENITLNINKFNELMKQRKAQIEKFKALSKFENGLKFMMYPSEMEREKKDEAFKKKSEMWIKNLKKDPYLQEAMNIVSDMGTKS, encoded by the coding sequence ATGTGGAAAAATTTCAAACTGAATAAATTTTTACTCCTAATTCCATTGACAAGTCTAATGTTTTGTTTCAACTCGCCAAAGAATGACGATGAAAAGATGCAGACGATCATGGTGAGTGTAAAGAATACACTTTCTTATTTACATTACAGCCCGAAATCAATCAATGATGCCTATTCAAAGGATGTTTATAAACATTATTTCGAATTGATAGATCCTGCAAAAAGATACTTTCTGCAGTCTGATATGGATGAATTCAACAAGCATGAAACAAAGCTTGATGACTATATCAGTCAGGGAGATCTGATATTCTACAAACTTACGATCGACAGACTTTATCAGAGAGTAGACGAGATTGATAAGATCACCCAGGATATTTTCAGTAAACCCATCAGCCTTCAGGAAGATGATGCACTGACTTTGGAGCCGAAGCTTAAGAAAGTACCTGCAAACAAGCAGGAGCAGTATAATGAGTGGAAGAAATATATCAAATATAATATTCTTCAGGAGGTAGAGTCTATGAACAGCAAAGAAGAAGCTCAGAAAGAGAAGAAAGATTCTGTTCAGAAATACAAGTTAAAAGACACGATCAAATATCAGCCTCTTACGCAGGATCAGAAGATCAAAAAAGCAACAGATGAAGTGAAAGACCTTGTAAAAGATACCTTCACAAGATTCAAAAAGAGAAAGAAAATGGATTGGTTTACCGTGTATATGAATGCCTATACGGAAGTATTCGATCCACACACCAATTATTATTCTCCAAAAGACAAAGAAGATTTCGATACGCAGTTTACAGGAAAAGTAATAGGTATCGGAGCCATCATTCAGGAGAAAAAAGGGAATCTGTTTCTTGGAGCTTTAACGATTGGTGCTCCGGCTTGGAAATCTAAGCAGCTTTCCGAAGGTGACAAAATCTTAAAAGTAAGATCAAAACCTAAGGATGATGCCGTAAATGTTGTAGGAATGCTTTCCGACGAAGCTGTAAGGCTGATCAGAGGTGAAAAAGGAACTCCGGTAACATTAACTGTTCAGAAAAAAGACGGAACGACTAAAGATGTAACCATGATCCGTGAAGAAGTGGCGATTGAAGATACATTCGCAAGAAGTATTGTAGTCAATTCTCCAAACGGAAAGAAATACGGATTCATCAACCTTCCAAGCTTTAATGCTGATTTTGAGAATGCTAAAGGAAGAAATGCTTCTGATGATATCAAAAACGAGATCATTAAACTGAAAGAGCAGAATATTGAAGGAATTGTTCTTGACCTTAGAAATAACGGAGGAGGATCATTAACTGAAGTTGGTGATATCATGGGACTTTTCATGGAGGCAGGACCTTATGTTCAGGTAAAAGACGGAAACGGAAAGATTCAGACTTTAAAAAATAAAAATGAAACGCCTATCTGGACCGGACCATTAGTGATCATGCAGAATGAGCTTTCAGCTTCAGCGTCTGAGATCCTTGCCGGTGTAATGCAGGACTATGGAAGAGCGATGATCATTGGTTCTCCACAGTCATTCGGAAAAGGAACTGTACAGACTTTTGTAGACCTGAACAGATTCTTAAACACAGAAGATGATTTCGGATCTTTAAAACTGACCATCCAGAAGTTCTACAGAATTACAGGAGAGTCTACCCAGAGAAAAGGAATTGTTTCTGATATCCAGATGAAAGACTTCTTTACCTATGCAGAAGTAGGAGAGCGATATGATGACTATGCTTTGGCGTGGGATAAAATTCCGGGAACAAAATTCCAGAAACTGAACTATTTCAATATCCAGGCTCTTGAAAAAGCAAGTGCAGACAGAATGACTAAAAACAGCAATTATCAGCTGTTACTTGAATCCGCACAGTGGAGAGAAAAGCTGGATAAAGAAGAAAATATAACACTTAATATCAATAAGTTCAACGAACTGATGAAGCAGAGAAAAGCTCAGATCGAGAAATTCAAAGCATTGAGCAAGTTTGAGAACGGTCTTAAGTTTATGATGTATCCTAGCGAAATGGAAAGAGAGAAAAAAGATGAAGCTTTCAAGAAAAAATCTGAAATGTGGATTAAAAATCTTAAAAAGGATCCATACCTGCAGGAAGCAATGAATATTGTTTCTGATATGGGAACTAAATCATAA
- the surE gene encoding 5'/3'-nucleotidase SurE — MERPLILVTNDDGITAPGIRNLVNFMNEIGEVVVVAPNSPQSGKGHAITINSTLSFEEVNLEGPQTEYSCSGTPVDCVKMALDKILTRRPDIVVSGINHGANSSINVIYSGTMSAAVEAGVEGIPAIGFSLMDFSWEADFSQAKEYIQSIVRRTLENPMPKGIVLNVNIPKLPAAEIKGVKVCKQANAKWEESFDERVNPHGKKYYWLTGYFNNMDESEDADETALANGYISIVPVKFDLTAYEYMKTLEEVMNFD, encoded by the coding sequence ATGGAAAGACCACTTATTCTGGTTACTAATGATGATGGAATTACAGCTCCTGGTATCAGAAACCTTGTCAATTTTATGAACGAAATCGGAGAAGTAGTTGTTGTAGCACCCAATTCTCCTCAAAGCGGAAAAGGCCACGCTATTACCATTAATTCGACTTTAAGTTTTGAAGAAGTAAACCTTGAAGGACCGCAAACTGAGTATTCATGCAGCGGAACACCTGTTGACTGTGTAAAAATGGCTCTTGATAAGATCTTAACAAGAAGACCGGATATTGTAGTTTCCGGGATCAATCATGGTGCCAATTCATCCATTAATGTAATCTATTCAGGAACCATGTCTGCGGCTGTAGAAGCGGGTGTAGAAGGAATTCCTGCTATCGGATTCTCTCTGATGGATTTCAGCTGGGAAGCTGATTTTTCGCAAGCAAAAGAATACATCCAGAGTATCGTAAGAAGAACTCTGGAAAACCCAATGCCAAAAGGAATTGTTCTGAACGTTAATATCCCGAAGCTTCCTGCAGCGGAAATAAAAGGCGTGAAAGTATGCAAACAGGCCAATGCAAAATGGGAGGAAAGTTTTGACGAAAGGGTGAATCCTCACGGAAAAAAATATTACTGGTTAACCGGATATTTCAATAATATGGATGAGTCTGAAGATGCTGATGAAACGGCATTAGCCAACGGATATATTTCAATTGTTCCCGTAAAGTTCGATCTTACCGCTTATGAATATATGAAAACGCTGGAGGAAGTAATGAATTTCGACTGA
- a CDS encoding GNAT family N-acetyltransferase, whose product MYEKLDNPVYHSLNEYHKKFCFNFGDTKFYNPELASFGGAEELSKEKEISEYAKICDDFLIFGAQPDWGNLKLNLSQLICDQYVLENPIEMDFTEEMIEMKEENHEELLAFVMKFYPYYFKTGTPELGRYFGIFKDRKLVAVTGERMQMNDMTEVSAVITDTDHLGKGLAKQLVAFVSGKIFEDGKTPFLHVAETNMGAKKLYEKLGFLHRGKINLWGVKR is encoded by the coding sequence ATGTATGAAAAGCTAGACAATCCTGTTTATCATTCACTTAATGAATATCACAAAAAGTTCTGCTTTAATTTTGGGGATACGAAGTTTTATAACCCTGAATTAGCTTCTTTTGGCGGAGCAGAAGAGCTTTCAAAAGAAAAAGAAATCTCTGAATATGCAAAAATATGTGATGATTTTCTGATTTTCGGAGCACAGCCTGACTGGGGAAATTTAAAGCTTAATCTGTCACAACTTATCTGTGATCAGTATGTTCTGGAGAATCCAATAGAAATGGATTTTACGGAGGAAATGATTGAGATGAAAGAAGAAAACCATGAAGAACTTCTGGCATTTGTTATGAAATTTTATCCTTACTATTTTAAAACAGGAACACCGGAATTGGGACGTTATTTTGGTATTTTTAAAGACCGCAAATTAGTCGCAGTCACAGGCGAAAGAATGCAGATGAACGATATGACAGAAGTAAGTGCCGTGATCACAGATACAGATCATCTGGGAAAAGGTCTTGCCAAACAATTGGTGGCTTTTGTCTCCGGAAAGATCTTTGAAGATGGAAAAACTCCTTTTCTGCATGTAGCAGAAACTAATATGGGAGCCAAAAAACTCTATGAAAAGCTTGGCTTTCTGCACAGAGGAAAAATAAACTTATGGGGCGTGAAAAGATAA